The Streptomyces aurantiacus genome includes a region encoding these proteins:
- a CDS encoding GNAT family N-acetyltransferase encodes MDTAHDGLTFRDAVDADVDALVSLIESAYRGDSSRTGWTTEADILEGQRTDAEGVLAVIKSPDSRLLAVERDGRVVACCQLEHRGTHAYFGMFAVSPALQGAGFGKTIIAEAERFAGEVWGAEEMHMTVISVREDLIAWYERRGYRRTGEMTPFPYGDERFGVPQRDDLRFELLVKPLA; translated from the coding sequence ATGGACACCGCCCACGACGGACTGACCTTCCGTGACGCTGTCGACGCCGACGTGGACGCCCTCGTCTCGCTGATCGAGTCGGCGTACCGGGGGGACTCCAGCCGCACCGGCTGGACCACCGAGGCGGACATCCTGGAGGGGCAGCGGACGGACGCGGAGGGCGTCCTCGCGGTCATCAAGTCGCCGGACAGCCGCCTGCTGGCCGTCGAGCGCGACGGCAGGGTGGTCGCGTGCTGCCAGCTCGAACACCGTGGCACGCACGCCTACTTCGGGATGTTCGCGGTCAGCCCCGCGCTGCAGGGAGCGGGCTTCGGTAAAACGATCATCGCCGAGGCCGAGCGCTTCGCCGGCGAGGTCTGGGGAGCAGAGGAGATGCACATGACCGTGATCTCCGTACGCGAGGACCTCATCGCCTGGTACGAGAGGCGCGGCTACCGCCGTACGGGAGAGATGACTCCCTTCCCGTACGGCGACGAGCGGTTCGGCGTGCCGCAGCGCGACGACCTGCGGTTCGAGCTCCTGGTGAAGCCGCTCGCATAA
- a CDS encoding glycerophosphodiester phosphodiesterase produces MNFLTIGHRGIMGVEPENTLRSFIAAQQAGLDLIELDLHLSKDGALVVMHDADVDRTTDGSGPIAEKTLAELRALDAGRGERIPVFEEVLDAVTAPLQAEIKDVAAARALAEVMNRRDLVGRVEVLSFHDEAVAEIARLVPGVRTALVASRYGIDVVERATAVGATSLVLNIRRLTLEIVERARKADLRIIGWVVNTQDQLRLVRALELDGATTDYPEIKRTGRFTA; encoded by the coding sequence TTGAACTTCCTCACCATCGGTCATCGCGGAATCATGGGTGTCGAACCCGAGAACACCCTCCGTTCCTTCATCGCCGCCCAGCAGGCGGGCCTCGACCTGATCGAGCTGGATCTGCACCTGAGCAAGGACGGCGCGCTCGTCGTCATGCACGACGCCGACGTGGACCGGACGACCGACGGTTCGGGACCGATCGCCGAGAAGACCCTCGCCGAGCTCCGCGCGCTGGACGCGGGCCGCGGTGAGCGCATCCCCGTGTTCGAGGAGGTCCTGGACGCCGTCACGGCCCCGCTCCAGGCCGAGATCAAGGACGTCGCCGCGGCCCGGGCGCTGGCCGAGGTCATGAACCGGCGCGACCTCGTCGGCAGGGTCGAGGTCCTGTCGTTCCACGACGAGGCCGTCGCCGAGATCGCGCGGCTCGTCCCCGGCGTCCGTACGGCGCTGGTCGCCAGCCGCTATGGCATCGATGTCGTCGAGCGGGCGACCGCGGTCGGCGCCACGAGTCTCGTACTGAACATCCGTCGGCTGACCCTGGAGATCGTCGAGCGCGCGCGCAAGGCGGACCTGCGGATCATCGGCTGGGTCGTGAACACCCAGGACCAGCTGCGTCTGGTGCGTGCGCTGGAGCTGGACGGCGCCACCACCGACTACCCGGAGATCAAGCGCACCGGCCGCTTCACGGCGTAA